A region from the Arthrobacter gengyunqii genome encodes:
- a CDS encoding NAD(P)-binding oxidoreductase — protein sequence MRIVIAGAHGQIARELGRLLVAHDHDVAGLIRNPDQAADLESDGVAPVVIDLENSLLDDVLQVLTGADAAVFAAGAGPGSGAERKDSVDRGAAVLLAEAAEQAGVVRFVQISSVGLDAVRDGARPEGLDDVMYAYLTAKLAAEEDLKTRDLDWTILRPGRLTNDPAEGLVDLAPSVEQGSIPRHDVAAVLAELINSGRGSRQVLEVVTGSSSIPDAVAALPITL from the coding sequence ATGCGCATAGTAATAGCAGGAGCCCATGGACAGATTGCCCGCGAACTGGGCAGGCTGCTCGTCGCCCACGATCATGACGTCGCCGGCCTGATCCGCAACCCCGACCAGGCGGCGGACCTTGAGTCCGACGGCGTGGCTCCTGTGGTGATCGACTTGGAGAACAGCCTGCTGGACGATGTCCTCCAGGTGCTGACCGGAGCTGATGCTGCTGTGTTCGCCGCCGGCGCGGGGCCGGGCAGCGGAGCGGAGCGCAAGGACAGCGTTGACCGCGGCGCCGCGGTGCTCCTCGCGGAAGCAGCCGAACAGGCCGGTGTGGTCCGCTTCGTCCAAATTTCCTCCGTGGGTCTGGACGCAGTGCGGGACGGTGCCCGTCCAGAGGGACTGGACGACGTCATGTATGCCTACCTCACGGCCAAGCTCGCGGCCGAGGAGGACCTGAAAACACGGGACCTGGACTGGACCATCCTGCGTCCGGGACGGTTGACCAACGATCCCGCTGAGGGACTGGTGGATTTGGCACCCTCGGTGGAGCAGGGCAGCATTCCCCGCCACGACGTCGCCGCCGTCCTGGCCGAGCTGATAAACAGCGGCCGCGGCAGCCGGCAGGTCCTGGAAGTTGTCACCGGTTCGTCGAGCATCCCGGATGCCGTGGCGGCGCTGCCCATCACGCTCTAG